The genomic DNA AATGGCGTTCATGCGTCGGAGACGCTGAAATAATAGGTCGAAAATGTAGAATGACAACGTTACGATTGCCTGAGAAAGACAGCGACGCGGTGCGACAAGGAAATGCCGCGGTGCGGCAAGACATGTTGAGGAGGAGCTCCGGAAATGACGATTCGTTTTCCCGAAGGCTTTCTGTGGGGGGTCTCGACTTCCAGCTACCAGATCGAAGGAGGCGCCCCGGACGACGGGCGGGGACGGAGTATCTGGGACACCTACTGCGCGAACCCCGGCAAGGTCGCCAACGGTGACACCGGAGAGGTGGCCTGCGACCACTATCACCGCTACGCCGAGGACCTCGACCTGATGCGCGACCTGGGCGCGAAGGTCTACCGCTTCTCCATCATGTGGCCGCGGGTGATTCCAGAGGGCGTCGGTGCCATCAATACCAAGGGACTCGATTTCTACGACCGCATTGTCGACAGCCTGCTCGAGCGCGGTATGCGCGCCTGGCCGTGCCTGTATCACTGGGATTTGCCGCAGGCGCTGCAGGACCGGGGTGGCTGGACGAATCGAGACATCGCCAGTTGGTTCGCGGAGTACGCGGCCCTCATGGCCCGGCGGCTCGGCGACCGTGTCGAGAACTGGGTGACCTTCAACGAGCCGAGCGTCTCGGCCTGGGTCGGTCATGAGGAGGGGCGCCATGCACCAGGGCTGACCGATCCACGCGCCGCCGTTCGCGCCGCGCACCATCTCAACCTGGCGCATGGGCGGGCCGTCGCGGTGCTACGGGACCTGGCACCCCGCACCGGCGTCGGTGTGGTGCTCCCGATCCACAAGGCCCGGCCACTGCCGCAGTTCAAGGAGCGCGATGGCCACCTGCCGGCACTCTTCGAGGACAAGTGGAACGGCGCCTTCCTCGATCCCATCTATCACGGCCGCTACCCCGCCTCGGTCGCGGAGCGGTTCGCCGAGCACGTGCGCGACGGAGACCTCGCGGAGATCCACCGGCCGATCGATTTCCTGGGCGTCAACCACTACTTCCCGAGCTACGTCAGAACCGCGACGCAGGGCGCCTGGCCGTTCGAGCACTCGGATCCGCCGTTCTTCTTCCGCCGGACCGAGATGAACTGGGCCATCGACGGCCATGCCTTCTATGAGGCGCTCATGATCGTCAAGGCTCGCTGTGGCAACCCGCCCGTCTACGTGACCGAGAACGGCGGTGCATTCGTCGACGTGGTCGGGCCGGATGGCCGGGTTGACGATCAAGACCGCATCGCTTATTACCGCGACTATCTCGCTGGAGTGCAGCGCGCGATTTCGGAGGGGGCGGACGTCCGTGGATTCATGCCCTGGTCTCTGCTCGACAACTTCGAATGGGCGCGCGGCTACAGCAAGCGCTTCGGTCTCGTTCATGTGGACTACCAGACACAGAAGCGGACGCCGAAGGCTTCCTTCGACTTCATGCGGAAAGTGATTGCCACCAACGCTTTGCCAGGCGTCTGAACCCAGGCCGGAATGACGTGAGCACCAAACGACGTAAGCGCCAGGAAGGCGAAGGGCTCAACGGGAAGCCTGCGGCTCCCGCGAACCTCAGGACGTTGGCGGCACATCTGGGACTGTCCATCAGCACCGTTTCGCGCGCGCTGAAGGACGGTCCCGAGGTGAGGCCGGAGACGATCGAGCGGGTGAAGGAGGCCGCCGCCAAATTCGGCTACATGCCGAACATCAGCGGCATCCACCTTCGGACCGGCCGGACCTTGAAGGTGTGCTCCATCCTCTACGCGCCCGAGGTGGGTGACTACGGAGAGCCGGGCTTCCTGGCGCAGGTCGAGAGCCTGTCCAATGGCATCGAGACCTCGGGCTACAACCTGATCGTCCTGGCGCAGACCGCCCAGCAGGCGCCGCTGGATCCGATCCGCAGGGTGTACGCGCAACGGCTCGCCGACGCCGTCGTCTTCTCCCGCACCACCCCCATGGACGAACGGGCCAGGTTCTGCCTGGAGAAGGGGTTTCCGTTCGTGAGTTTCGGGCGGACCGAGCTGCAGACACCGCACGCCTTCGTCGACCATGACGACGAGAGCGCTGTCTTCGACGCGGTCGTGCGCCTGGCCCGCGACGGGCATCGGCGGATCCTGATGCTCAACCCGTCCGGGGGGTTCACCTACGCCGGCATGAGGTTGCGCGGCTATCAACGGGCCCTGGTCGAAGCGGGACTGCCCAGGGACGAGTCCCTGGTGTTCCACGGCGACCTGTCGGTCCGGGCCACCCGCGAGACCACGAAACAGTTCCTGCAGCGGGATCGCTCGATCACCGCGATCGTCTGTGGAAACCAGATGTCCATCATGGGCGTGCTGGAGGCGTTGATCGAAAGCGGGATGAACGCCGCCAGGGACGGGGTGAGCGTCGTCGGCTTCGGCGGCATGCCGTTCCTCACGCTCTCCGAACAGCGCATCATCTACTACTACCAGCCGCAGCGGCGCGTCGGTGCCGTACTGGCCAGGCATTTGATCGCGCTCTTGAACGGCGAGCCCGCGGCGAACCTGCAGACGGTTCTGCCCTATGTGCGGATCGAGGATCTGCGGCTGTTCCGCACACAGGAAGAATTCGATCCCGCCCGAATACTACCGCCGACTTGAGGGTGGCGGATTCCGGCGCGTCTTCCGATGACCCGAATTCTTCCTCCGTGGGCTCAGTACGGGCCGGAGGAAGAAAGAATGTCCCCATCGACCCGGAAGACCCTCGCGACGTGTCTCGCAGTGCCGTCCCTGTTGTCCGCCGGCATGGCCCTGGCGCATGGCTCCATGGAGGTGCCCATCAGCCGCGTCTACAACTGCTACAAGGAAGGGCCGGAGAACCCCCAGTCCGCCGCGTGCAAGGCCGCCATCCAGGCCCATGGCACGCAGGCCTTCTATGATTGGAACGGAGTGAGGCAGGGGAACGCCAATGGGCAACACCGTGCGCTCATCCCGGACGGGAAGCTGTGCAGCGCGGCCAACGAGAGCCACAAGGCCCTCGACCTGGCCCGGACGGATTGGAAGGCGACGCAGATCGCCCCCAATGCCAGCGGCAACTTCGAGTTCGTCTTCCATGCGACCGCGGTCCACGCCACCAATTACTTCCAGCTCTATGTGACCCGGCCGGGCTACAACCCCGCGCTGCCGCTGAAGTGGTCGGACCTGGAGGCGACTCCTTTCTGCACGGTGAGGAGCGCCACGGCCGTGAACAACCGCTACCGGCTGACCTGCCCCTTCCCTCAAGGGCGGACGGGTTCCCACGTCATCTATGCCATCTGGCAGCGCTCGGACAGCCCCGAGGCGTTCTACGCCTGCGTGGACGTCAAGCTCGGCACCGCGGCCGCCGCCCTGGCCTCCTCGTGGAAGGAGCTCGGCCAGGTGCAGGCCCGGACGGACCTGCCCGCCGGCAGCACGGTGACCTTCCGCCTGTTCGACAGCGCCGGCAGGGACGCGGAGACCCATCCCCTCGTGTTGGATCGCGCGGCCCCGGCGGCGGACTGGCTCGTCCGGCTCGCCGAGCGGGTGAACGCGAGCTCCACCCACGTCAGGCTCGGGGCGCTTCAGCCCTCCGGGGAGATCGCTCCCATCGGGAACCGCCAGGGCAACAGCGTCTACGGCCTGGATTCTGGATACACCTTCCAGATTGACATCCAGAAGCCAGCGGCCGACGAGGCGTCCTCCAAGTAGGAGTGTACGCCTCCTCTACCCCCCGCTCCCTGGCTCGGTAGCCGTAGGCAGCAGCGCCGGGGCGGGGGTGTGGTGAATGGGGCTCACGCCATCACCCAACTGCCCGTAGAAGTTGTGGCCCCAGGAGATCAGGGTGCCATTCGCACGCAGCGCCATCGAATGGAGGTCGCCCCCCGAGATGGCCACCACACCCCCGAGCTCCGGTACCCGCACCGGCGTGGTGCGATCCGTCAGCGTCCCATCGCCGAGCTGGCCGTAGGCGTTGCTGCCCCAGGCCCAGACCGTCCCGTCTCGGCGCAGCGCCAGGGAGTGGAACACTCCGCCATCAATGGCCACCACGCCCATGAGTCCCCGCACCCGTTCCGGCGTGAGGGAGTCGTGAGGCCAGGTCCACACCGTGCCATCCTCGCGTAGCGCCAGCGACGCGATTTTGTTGGCCGAGACGGACACCACTCCCCTGAGTCGCGGCACCTGCACCGGCGTGAGCTCGGGGATGATCGTCCCGTCCGTCATCCTGGCGGGCTCGCAGAACCAGACCCACACCGTGCCGTCCTTGAGCACCGCCACCGACCAGTAGTTCCCCGCCGCGATGCCCGTCACGTCCGAGAGGCCCTTCACCTGCATGGGCGTGAGCCCCACCCCGTAGCCCCAGGCCCATACCGTGCCGTCCTCGCGCAGCAGCAGCGAGTGGGAATCACCGGCCAGGAGGACCTTGCCGCCCGTGAGCTCCGGCACCTGTACCGGCGAGGGACTGTCGCTCGTCGTTCCATTCCCGAGCTGCCCGTAGAGATTGTTCCCCCAACCCCACACCGTGCCATCCCCTCGCAGCGCCAGGGAGTGCATCGTACCGGCGGAGACGCCCACCACGTCCGTGAGACCCGGCACCTGCCCCGGCACAGCCTGGGGCTGATTGAACTGGGTCAGCGGCCCACGGCCGAGCTGTCCGAAGATGTTCACCCCCCAGGTCCACACCGTGCCATCCCCTCGCAGCGCCATGGAGTGCAGTGAGCGCGCGGAGAAGTCCACCACGTCCGTGAGGTTCACCACCGGCACCGGCTCGAGCCGGCGATCCGAGCCCGTGCCGAGCATGCCCCGGGTGTTGTCACCCCAGCCCCACACGGAGCCCTCCGCTTGCACCGCCAGGCTATGGACCTCACCCGCCGCGATGGACCGCACCTCCGGTAGACCCTCCACTCGCACGGGCAGGCTCTGGTCCACGTTCGTTCCATCCCCCAGCTGGCCGTAGGCGTTGTCGCCGAAGGCCCACACCGAGCCATCCGCGCGCAACACCAGGGAGTGGAAGGTGGCGCCCGAGATGGCCACTACGTCCGTGAAACCCGTGGCCTGAACGGGCGAGGGCTGGATCGTCACCACGGGATCGATCCCGAGGTTGCCGGCGCCGCCGTAGCCCCAGGCCCACACGGTGCCGTCCTCGCGCAACGCCAGCGAGTACCAACCCCCCGCCGAGATGGCCACCACGCCCGTGAGCCCCGGCACCTGCGCCGGAACGGGCCGAGACACCTTCGTCCCG from Archangium lipolyticum includes the following:
- a CDS encoding LacI family DNA-binding transcriptional regulator encodes the protein MSTKRRKRQEGEGLNGKPAAPANLRTLAAHLGLSISTVSRALKDGPEVRPETIERVKEAAAKFGYMPNISGIHLRTGRTLKVCSILYAPEVGDYGEPGFLAQVESLSNGIETSGYNLIVLAQTAQQAPLDPIRRVYAQRLADAVVFSRTTPMDERARFCLEKGFPFVSFGRTELQTPHAFVDHDDESAVFDAVVRLARDGHRRILMLNPSGGFTYAGMRLRGYQRALVEAGLPRDESLVFHGDLSVRATRETTKQFLQRDRSITAIVCGNQMSIMGVLEALIESGMNAARDGVSVVGFGGMPFLTLSEQRIIYYYQPQRRVGAVLARHLIALLNGEPAANLQTVLPYVRIEDLRLFRTQEEFDPARILPPT
- a CDS encoding RCC1 domain-containing protein — translated: MLRETRSVRGVLLSALLGMVLTTEIAWGLPLRPREVDARSGIATGQSHTLRVLEDGTVWAWGMNTEGELGNGTYLDAPRKEPVPGLGGVVSVAVGQGYSVALGQDGTVWTWGSNNTGALGDGSAQGRPLPGQVPGLTDVKSISSGWSHVLVVRADGTVWGWGNNEEGQLGSSSGGTWRVPGQVPGLTGVVATSAGQSHSLALREDGTVWAWGGNYGGQLGDGTKVSRPVPAQVPGLTGVVAISAGGWYSLALREDGTVWAWGYGGAGNLGIDPVVTIQPSPVQATGFTDVVAISGATFHSLVLRADGSVWAFGDNAYGQLGDGTNVDQSLPVRVEGLPEVRSIAAGEVHSLAVQAEGSVWGWGDNTRGMLGTGSDRRLEPVPVVNLTDVVDFSARSLHSMALRGDGTVWTWGVNIFGQLGRGPLTQFNQPQAVPGQVPGLTDVVGVSAGTMHSLALRGDGTVWGWGNNLYGQLGNGTTSDSPSPVQVPELTGGKVLLAGDSHSLLLREDGTVWAWGYGVGLTPMQVKGLSDVTGIAAGNYWSVAVLKDGTVWVWFCEPARMTDGTIIPELTPVQVPRLRGVVSVSANKIASLALREDGTVWTWPHDSLTPERVRGLMGVVAIDGGVFHSLALRRDGTVWAWGSNAYGQLGDGTLTDRTTPVRVPELGGVVAISGGDLHSMALRANGTLISWGHNFYGQLGDGVSPIHHTPAPALLPTATEPGSGG
- a CDS encoding GH1 family beta-glucosidase yields the protein MTIRFPEGFLWGVSTSSYQIEGGAPDDGRGRSIWDTYCANPGKVANGDTGEVACDHYHRYAEDLDLMRDLGAKVYRFSIMWPRVIPEGVGAINTKGLDFYDRIVDSLLERGMRAWPCLYHWDLPQALQDRGGWTNRDIASWFAEYAALMARRLGDRVENWVTFNEPSVSAWVGHEEGRHAPGLTDPRAAVRAAHHLNLAHGRAVAVLRDLAPRTGVGVVLPIHKARPLPQFKERDGHLPALFEDKWNGAFLDPIYHGRYPASVAERFAEHVRDGDLAEIHRPIDFLGVNHYFPSYVRTATQGAWPFEHSDPPFFFRRTEMNWAIDGHAFYEALMIVKARCGNPPVYVTENGGAFVDVVGPDGRVDDQDRIAYYRDYLAGVQRAISEGADVRGFMPWSLLDNFEWARGYSKRFGLVHVDYQTQKRTPKASFDFMRKVIATNALPGV
- a CDS encoding lytic polysaccharide monooxygenase; this encodes MSPSTRKTLATCLAVPSLLSAGMALAHGSMEVPISRVYNCYKEGPENPQSAACKAAIQAHGTQAFYDWNGVRQGNANGQHRALIPDGKLCSAANESHKALDLARTDWKATQIAPNASGNFEFVFHATAVHATNYFQLYVTRPGYNPALPLKWSDLEATPFCTVRSATAVNNRYRLTCPFPQGRTGSHVIYAIWQRSDSPEAFYACVDVKLGTAAAALASSWKELGQVQARTDLPAGSTVTFRLFDSAGRDAETHPLVLDRAAPAADWLVRLAERVNASSTHVRLGALQPSGEIAPIGNRQGNSVYGLDSGYTFQIDIQKPAADEASSK